Proteins from one Chloroflexota bacterium genomic window:
- the purM gene encoding phosphoribosylformylglycinamidine cyclo-ligase — translation MTTYKDAGVDIATKMDAIQQMGAAVKATHTPAVLAGLGAFGGCFDLAQVNASHAQPVLVASTDGVGTKTAVAAAVGDVRTIGADLVNHCINDILCQGATPLFFLDYIAASKLEPAMVVAAVEGLAAACRDAGIALLGGETAEMPGVYHDGAFDVAGTIVGVVDRANMLDGSAIKPGDVAIALPSTGLHTNGYSLARKVCAPLGYASQPAILAGLSIGEALLAPHRAYLHEVQALRQTGVAIHGLAHITGGGIWDNIPRVLPANVTVELVRGSWQVPAIFKLIVEQAAMDEHEAHHVLNMGLGMILFIAAEQAEQALATINDAQLVGRVIEQINQPRVVLVDR, via the coding sequence ATGACCACCTATAAGGATGCTGGCGTTGATATTGCAACCAAAATGGATGCGATCCAACAGATGGGGGCCGCAGTCAAGGCCACCCATACGCCAGCAGTGTTGGCAGGTTTAGGCGCGTTTGGCGGCTGTTTTGATTTGGCTCAGGTTAATGCAAGCCATGCGCAGCCAGTTTTGGTGGCCTCGACTGATGGGGTTGGCACCAAAACAGCGGTCGCCGCAGCCGTTGGCGATGTACGCACGATTGGCGCAGATTTAGTTAACCATTGTATTAATGATATTTTGTGCCAAGGTGCAACGCCGCTCTTTTTTCTCGATTATATTGCCGCCTCAAAACTTGAGCCAGCCATGGTTGTGGCCGCCGTCGAAGGGCTAGCAGCAGCTTGTCGTGATGCAGGAATTGCCTTGCTTGGCGGCGAAACTGCCGAAATGCCAGGAGTTTACCACGATGGGGCCTTTGATGTAGCAGGAACAATCGTCGGCGTGGTTGATCGGGCGAATATGCTTGATGGGAGCGCAATTAAGCCAGGTGATGTGGCAATTGCCTTGCCTTCGACTGGCTTGCACACCAATGGTTATTCCTTGGCGCGCAAAGTTTGCGCACCCTTAGGCTACGCCAGTCAACCAGCAATTTTAGCTGGCTTGAGCATTGGTGAGGCCTTGTTGGCTCCGCATCGGGCCTATTTGCACGAAGTTCAGGCCTTGCGTCAGACTGGTGTGGCGATTCATGGTTTAGCTCATATTACTGGCGGCGGCATTTGGGATAACATTCCGCGGGTGTTGCCAGCCAATGTGACAGTCGAATTAGTTCGTGGTTCGTGGCAAGTTCCAGCAATTTTTAAATTGATTGTTGAACAAGCGGCGATGGATGAACACGAGGCCCATCATGTGCTTAATATGGGCTTAGGCATGATTCTATTTATTGCGGCTGAACAGGCTGAGCAAGCACTCGCAACCATCAACGATGCCCAACTGGTTGGGCGGGTGATCGAGCAGATTAATCAACCGCGAGTGGTGCTAGTAGATCGCTAG
- the mutS gene encoding DNA mismatch repair protein MutS — translation MTMWQQYLSIKQKYADVILFFRLGDFYETFGDDAKLIAEVLDITLTVRGLSSDENTPMAGVPYHAADNYIEQLVSRGYRVAICEQMEEMVHKTLQKREVVRIVTPGTLTEPTMLQAERNSYLAAILVDRGNVGLAYADLTTGEFCATELRGNEALKQLEGELARLGAAELLVSDAPELRPAGMEIAKKQLAQDLAPMRKAERERLLPHERTAKKVEGNNESTWVQGNVTQWPNWHWDARTARDALLSQFKSQSLDGFGLGNKALATRAAGALIQYLHETQRDSVAQVRSLRVYDTTRFMFLDPQTRRNLELTEGAAGQRKGSLIAVLDQTRTPMGARLLRQWISQPLIELGPLTERQQAVSCFVEETLVRGELRALFKGVGDIERTINRVVQGIATPRDLVRLREALRLTPDILSQIERTGLRTTSPTEAVPSDDDLFDAEPATNQIDACADICELLEQAIADDPPALLGTWDNARSDENVIRKGHAAEIDAIVEATRDAARWINELEAKEQQRTGIKTLKVSYNKVFGYYIEVTKASGETRIPDDYIRKQTLVNAERYITPELKEYESLILNASEALNEKERQAFRLILRHLANAGHRLLDLARAIAEFDVYSTLAEVAVRQRFVRPTLRLDDVFVIQGGRHPVVEHNLNEPFTPNDAHFDADHQIIVLTGPNMSGKSTFLRQVALIGLMAQIGSFVPADYAEIGLLDRIFTRIGAQDDIATGQSTFMVEMIETANILHNGSPRSLIILDEIGRGTSTYDGLSIARAVVEYIHNQPRLRAKTLFATHYHELTELANILPRVHNWTLAVAEEGDHVVFLRKVIEGAADRSYGIHVAQMAGLPPAVIKRATEVLSELEGKGDREQRREAMRRMNAAGSSAVPQMSLFTSNEPNPAVELLREMDVTQLTPIEALTKLYELQRLSKEG, via the coding sequence ATGACCATGTGGCAGCAATATCTGTCGATTAAGCAAAAATATGCCGATGTGATTCTGTTTTTCCGGCTGGGCGATTTTTACGAAACCTTCGGCGATGACGCTAAACTGATCGCCGAAGTGCTTGATATTACCCTGACGGTGCGCGGCCTCAGCAGTGATGAAAATACCCCGATGGCGGGCGTGCCCTATCACGCTGCCGATAATTATATTGAGCAACTAGTCAGCCGTGGCTATCGCGTAGCAATCTGCGAACAAATGGAAGAGATGGTGCACAAAACCTTGCAAAAACGCGAGGTTGTGCGGATTGTGACTCCAGGCACACTAACCGAGCCAACCATGCTCCAAGCTGAACGCAATAGCTACCTTGCAGCAATTTTGGTTGATCGTGGCAATGTTGGTTTGGCGTATGCCGACCTAACCACAGGCGAGTTTTGCGCTACCGAACTGCGCGGCAACGAGGCTTTGAAGCAACTTGAGGGCGAATTAGCACGTTTGGGCGCGGCTGAACTCTTGGTGTCCGATGCGCCAGAGTTGCGTCCAGCAGGCATGGAAATTGCCAAAAAGCAGCTAGCCCAAGATCTTGCACCAATGCGCAAGGCTGAACGCGAACGTTTGCTGCCCCACGAACGTACCGCCAAAAAAGTTGAAGGCAATAACGAAAGCACGTGGGTTCAAGGTAATGTCACGCAATGGCCCAATTGGCATTGGGATGCTCGCACTGCCCGCGATGCCTTGCTTAGTCAGTTTAAAAGTCAATCGCTTGATGGTTTTGGTTTGGGCAATAAAGCGCTTGCAACCCGCGCCGCTGGCGCATTAATTCAATATTTGCATGAAACGCAACGCGATAGTGTGGCCCAAGTTCGCAGCTTGCGGGTCTATGATACAACTCGCTTTATGTTTCTCGACCCGCAAACCCGCCGTAATTTGGAGCTGACCGAAGGGGCTGCTGGCCAACGCAAAGGCTCGTTGATTGCGGTGCTCGACCAAACTCGCACGCCGATGGGTGCGCGGCTCTTGCGTCAATGGATCTCACAACCGCTGATTGAGCTTGGCCCATTGACCGAGCGCCAACAAGCCGTGAGTTGTTTTGTTGAAGAAACCTTGGTGCGCGGCGAGTTACGGGCCTTATTCAAAGGTGTTGGCGATATCGAACGCACAATCAATCGGGTGGTGCAAGGCATTGCCACGCCACGCGATTTAGTGCGATTGCGCGAAGCTCTGCGCCTAACACCCGATATTTTGAGTCAAATCGAACGTACAGGCTTGCGCACAACCAGCCCAACCGAGGCTGTGCCAAGTGATGATGATCTGTTTGATGCCGAGCCAGCAACCAATCAAATCGATGCTTGCGCCGATATTTGTGAATTACTCGAACAGGCGATTGCCGATGATCCGCCAGCCTTGCTTGGCACATGGGATAATGCTCGCAGTGACGAAAATGTGATTCGTAAGGGTCATGCTGCCGAAATTGATGCAATTGTTGAGGCTACTCGCGATGCCGCCCGTTGGATCAACGAACTTGAGGCCAAGGAACAGCAACGCACTGGCATCAAAACGCTCAAAGTCAGCTATAACAAAGTCTTTGGCTATTACATTGAGGTAACCAAGGCCAGCGGCGAAACCCGCATTCCCGATGATTACATTCGCAAACAAACCTTGGTCAATGCCGAACGCTATATCACGCCAGAACTCAAAGAATATGAATCGCTGATTTTGAATGCCTCAGAAGCCTTGAACGAAAAAGAGCGCCAAGCATTTCGCCTAATTTTGCGTCATTTGGCCAACGCAGGCCATCGATTGCTCGATTTAGCGCGAGCAATCGCCGAGTTTGATGTCTATAGCACCTTGGCTGAAGTGGCTGTGCGGCAGCGCTTTGTGCGACCAACCCTGCGCCTCGACGATGTATTTGTGATTCAAGGCGGGCGACATCCCGTGGTTGAACACAATTTAAACGAGCCATTTACCCCGAATGATGCTCATTTCGATGCTGACCATCAGATTATTGTGTTGACTGGGCCGAACATGTCGGGCAAAAGCACCTTTTTGCGCCAAGTGGCCTTGATTGGCTTAATGGCCCAAATTGGCTCGTTTGTGCCCGCCGATTATGCCGAAATTGGCCTACTCGACCGAATTTTCACGCGGATTGGGGCACAGGACGATATTGCCACAGGCCAATCGACCTTTATGGTTGAAATGATCGAGACCGCCAATATTTTACATAATGGGTCACCACGATCGCTGATTATTCTTGATGAAATTGGCCGTGGTACGAGCACCTACGACGGGCTTTCGATTGCACGGGCGGTGGTCGAATATATCCATAATCAGCCGCGCTTACGCGCCAAAACCCTGTTTGCAACCCACTACCACGAACTGACCGAACTCGCTAACATCTTGCCACGGGTGCATAATTGGACGTTGGCGGTGGCCGAAGAAGGCGACCATGTGGTGTTTTTACGCAAGGTTATCGAGGGTGCGGCTGATCGCTCATATGGAATTCATGTGGCCCAAATGGCGGGCTTGCCCCCAGCCGTGATCAAACGGGCAACCGAAGTGCTCAGCGAGCTTGAAGGCAAGGGCGATCGGGAGCAGCGCCGCGAAGCGATGCGCCGTATGAATGCAGCAGGTAGTTCGGCTGTGCCGCAAATGTCACTGTTTACGAGCAACGAGCCAAATCCAGCGGTTGAGCTATTGCGCGAAATGGATGTAACCCAACTAACCCCGATCGAAGCCCTAACCAAACTTTACGAATTACAACGTTTGTCCAAAGAGGGGTAA
- a CDS encoding prephenate dehydrogenase/arogenate dehydrogenase family protein, producing MAYTVAILGTGLIGASLGLALGTADPESAPLGRCKVIGYDGSSQQLRVARGRLAIDAEAKTAAEAVKEADIVVLATPVQTLPALMREIAPHLRYKALVTDVCSTKASVLQWARELLPTTVSFVGGHPMAGREKNGAEAAELDLFKGAVYCLCPALNATAEATDLATAFVETIGAKPYYIDPEEHDIYVAGISHLPFLLATAQTEVVTRSPSWREMQMVAASGFRDITRLASGDPVMHRDICSTNRTALKHWVNESIRVLVEMRTALEDDQIDELQHMFEHAKTMRDQWLSLPQNQRPGEGEQLADADLGTSMSQRLFGNPSALLRGGKKK from the coding sequence ATGGCATATACCGTTGCAATTCTTGGAACTGGGCTGATTGGCGCGTCGCTGGGCTTGGCGTTGGGTACGGCTGATCCTGAGAGCGCTCCCTTGGGGCGGTGTAAGGTGATTGGCTACGATGGTAGCAGTCAACAATTGCGTGTTGCCCGTGGTCGTTTAGCGATCGATGCTGAAGCCAAAACTGCCGCTGAAGCAGTCAAAGAGGCCGATATTGTGGTCTTGGCAACTCCAGTGCAAACTCTACCAGCCTTAATGCGCGAAATTGCCCCGCATCTGCGCTATAAAGCTTTAGTAACTGATGTGTGTAGCACCAAAGCCAGCGTTTTGCAGTGGGCCAGAGAATTATTGCCAACGACCGTAAGTTTTGTTGGTGGTCACCCCATGGCTGGCCGCGAGAAAAACGGAGCCGAAGCGGCTGAATTAGATTTGTTCAAAGGCGCAGTTTATTGTTTATGCCCAGCCTTGAATGCCACTGCTGAAGCCACTGATTTAGCAACAGCCTTTGTCGAAACAATTGGAGCCAAGCCTTACTATATCGACCCTGAAGAACATGATATTTATGTGGCTGGGATTAGCCATTTGCCATTTTTGTTGGCAACCGCCCAAACCGAGGTAGTAACCCGTTCGCCCTCGTGGCGTGAGATGCAGATGGTCGCAGCCAGTGGCTTTCGCGATATTACCCGCTTGGCATCGGGCGATCCAGTGATGCATCGCGATATTTGTAGCACCAACCGTACAGCACTCAAACATTGGGTTAACGAGTCAATTCGGGTTTTGGTCGAGATGCGTACAGCGCTTGAAGATGATCAGATCGACGAATTACAACACATGTTTGAACATGCCAAAACCATGCGCGACCAATGGCTGAGCTTGCCGCAAAATCAACGGCCAGGCGAAGGCGAGCAACTAGCCGATGCTGATTTGGGTACGAGCATGAGCCAACGCTTATTTGGTAACCCCAGTGCCTTACTACGGGGCGGCAAGAAAAAATAG
- the aroC gene encoding chorismate synthase — MPGNSFGRLFRISTWGESHGVGLGVVIDGCPAGLELDLAAVQAQLDRRRVGQSRMTSARREPDEVEILSGMFEGRTTGTALAMLIRNTNARSSDYDAIKHLYRPGHADHSYDAKYGFRDYRGGGRSSARETAARVAAGAVARQILATMGISLVAYTLSLGHLKAQIIDENEIENNIMRCPDPAVAEQMIAYVDQARRDLDSLGGVVEVRARGVPAGLGEPVFDKLDALIGHAMFSIPAVKAVEIGSGIQAGNARGSQNNDPFIQRADGSIGTSSNHAGGILGGISSSEEIVVRLTAKPPASIAQAQTTVDQAGEPATIVVKGRHDPTVLPRLVPVAEAMLALVLVDCVLQQRAARL, encoded by the coding sequence ATGCCTGGAAATAGTTTTGGTCGGTTGTTCCGCATTTCAACATGGGGCGAGTCCCATGGGGTTGGCTTGGGCGTGGTGATCGATGGTTGCCCAGCAGGCTTGGAGCTTGATCTAGCCGCCGTTCAGGCTCAATTGGATCGTCGTCGGGTTGGCCAAAGCCGCATGACTTCGGCCCGCCGCGAGCCTGATGAAGTTGAGATTTTATCGGGCATGTTTGAGGGCCGCACCACTGGCACAGCCTTGGCAATGCTGATTCGCAATACCAACGCCCGCTCTAGCGATTACGATGCAATTAAACATTTGTATCGGCCTGGCCATGCCGACCATAGCTACGATGCCAAATATGGCTTCCGCGATTATCGTGGTGGTGGCCGTTCCAGTGCCCGCGAAACCGCCGCGCGAGTTGCGGCTGGCGCGGTTGCACGCCAGATTTTGGCCACAATGGGCATTAGCTTAGTCGCCTATACCCTGAGTTTAGGCCATCTCAAAGCCCAAATCATCGACGAAAACGAAATAGAAAATAACATTATGCGCTGCCCAGACCCCGCTGTGGCCGAGCAGATGATCGCCTATGTCGATCAAGCCCGCCGCGATTTGGATTCGCTGGGTGGGGTGGTTGAGGTGCGGGCACGGGGAGTTCCGGCTGGGCTAGGTGAGCCAGTTTTTGATAAACTTGATGCTTTGATTGGCCATGCCATGTTTAGCATTCCCGCAGTCAAAGCGGTCGAAATTGGCTCAGGTATCCAGGCTGGCAATGCCCGTGGTTCGCAAAATAACGATCCATTTATCCAACGAGCAGATGGTAGCATTGGCACGAGTAGTAATCATGCTGGCGGAATTTTGGGTGGTATCAGCAGCAGCGAGGAGATTGTGGTGCGCCTGACGGCCAAACCACCAGCTTCAATCGCCCAAGCACAAACCACGGTCGATCAAGCGGGCGAACCCGCCACGATTGTGGTCAAAGGCCGCCACGACCCAACCGTCTTGCCGCGTTTAGTGCCAGTTGCCGAGGCGATGTTGGCCTTGGTGCTCGTCGATTGTGTTTTGCAACAACGTGCCGCCCGATTGTAG
- a CDS encoding tetratricopeptide repeat protein → MSTEAFQAGVAALKSGNKALAREHLMKVVEQDETNEQAWLYLAGALEDPDEIRISLENALHINPQSNRAKQGLEWLRKQHPAIFAEPTPALPEVTPPAYTGATLALADLPLADKPLPGQPIQQTPFPATQPLGQAPLPATQPLGNGPLPATQQLAPPALGEVPDVLPCPRCGAPTRYVDQRCRQCSMTLTIKTDRQGQSKAPITIAGLMTFIPALLALVSAIAIFIIAGLGWSDYKKDLVAGMPEDRRAAFLEANEAKIDQDFDQDYMPFFNMGAASFLAGFIGIVVSVALFKRSKFGLVGSLLYNLLFLAVWGFLAFAFIIQGPFIDAMLNEFATTAKQSEQPQIIDPDSIVSFVQTLIRAIYFTAGYYLLTVIMIIFAWRAISQKAVRFVPQFEELADPTGHFNRGVVYQKRGMWYLSMLEWERAVKLNPRDSTYRHALGLIYEQMKRPADALQQFEQALSEDPNNLRIGQDRDRLVQTLRA, encoded by the coding sequence ATGAGTACCGAGGCGTTTCAGGCTGGGGTTGCGGCGTTGAAAAGTGGCAATAAAGCCTTGGCCCGCGAACATCTGATGAAGGTTGTTGAGCAAGACGAAACCAATGAACAAGCCTGGCTCTATCTGGCGGGGGCATTGGAAGATCCCGATGAGATTCGCATTAGTTTAGAAAATGCGCTACACATTAATCCACAAAGCAATCGCGCCAAACAGGGCTTGGAATGGCTGCGCAAGCAGCATCCAGCGATTTTTGCCGAGCCAACTCCAGCCTTGCCTGAGGTAACTCCCCCTGCTTATACTGGGGCAACTCTTGCCTTGGCAGATTTGCCGTTGGCCGACAAACCACTGCCAGGCCAGCCAATCCAGCAAACGCCTTTTCCGGCCACCCAACCGCTGGGCCAAGCCCCGTTGCCCGCGACCCAGCCGCTGGGGAATGGACCGTTGCCCGCGACCCAGCAATTGGCTCCCCCAGCCTTAGGCGAAGTACCCGATGTTTTGCCATGCCCGCGTTGTGGCGCACCTACTCGCTATGTCGATCAGCGTTGCCGTCAATGTAGCATGACCCTAACGATTAAAACCGATCGCCAAGGTCAATCGAAGGCTCCAATTACAATTGCTGGCCTGATGACATTTATTCCGGCTTTGCTCGCACTAGTGTCAGCAATTGCCATTTTTATTATTGCGGGCTTAGGCTGGAGCGACTATAAAAAAGATCTGGTTGCTGGAATGCCTGAAGATCGTCGCGCTGCCTTTCTCGAAGCCAATGAAGCCAAGATTGATCAAGACTTTGATCAAGACTATATGCCATTCTTCAATATGGGAGCCGCTTCATTCTTGGCGGGCTTTATTGGGATAGTTGTCTCAGTCGCTCTCTTCAAGCGCTCTAAATTTGGCCTCGTTGGCTCATTGCTTTATAACTTGCTGTTTTTAGCAGTTTGGGGTTTCTTAGCGTTCGCTTTTATAATCCAAGGGCCGTTCATTGATGCAATGCTGAATGAATTTGCTACAACGGCTAAACAAAGTGAGCAACCGCAAATTATTGATCCCGATTCAATTGTTAGTTTTGTCCAAACCCTGATTAGGGCAATCTATTTTACGGCTGGCTACTACTTGCTTACCGTTATTATGATCATATTTGCTTGGCGAGCAATCTCGCAAAAGGCTGTACGCTTTGTGCCGCAATTCGAAGAATTGGCCGATCCCACTGGGCATTTCAATCGTGGGGTTGTCTATCAAAAGCGTGGGATGTGGTATCTTTCTATGCTAGAGTGGGAACGAGCGGTCAAGCTCAACCCACGTGATTCGACCTATCGCCATGCCCTAGGCTTGATTTATGAGCAGATGAAGCGGCCTGCTGATGCCTTACAGCAATTTGAGCAAGCCCTCAGCGAAGATCCCAATAATCTGCGGATTGGCCAAGATCGGGATCGCTTGGTGCAAACATTGCGGGCCTAG
- a CDS encoding glycosyltransferase family 4 protein: protein MRVLMLAWEYPPHIVGGMGKHIAELVPVLDAAGIEVHVLTPWLRGGPQHERFGMHSHIWRVQPPAMPDYGFVSFTQETNRYLERFAHDLGKTHGPFDLIHGHDWLTSYCSVALKYAWHTPLITTIHATERGRGRGSLGGDHAKTINGLEWWLAHESWRVIVCSDFMADQLHQFFGTPFDKLDVIANGVNVPTIEWPSQERQQFRQKYAADDEKVVFSIARMVYEKGIQVLVEAIPHVLAQRRDIKFVIAGMGPLAEQLRNRSRELGIDSHLYWTGFVTDQDRNYLYNVADVAVFPSIYEPFGIVALEAMAAHCPVIVSDTGGLREVVQIHETGLTVYPDNPESLAWGILHTLAHPEWTQQRVENAFKTVVEIYNWPLIACQTQAVYQRVCDERATSMWG, encoded by the coding sequence ATGCGCGTCTTGATGTTGGCTTGGGAATATCCACCGCATATTGTTGGCGGGATGGGCAAGCATATTGCCGAGTTGGTTCCAGTGCTTGATGCGGCTGGAATCGAAGTGCATGTGCTTACGCCATGGTTGCGTGGCGGCCCACAACATGAGCGTTTTGGCATGCACAGCCATATTTGGCGGGTTCAGCCACCAGCCATGCCCGATTATGGCTTTGTTTCGTTTACCCAAGAAACCAATCGCTATCTTGAGCGCTTCGCCCACGATTTGGGCAAAACCCATGGCCCATTTGATCTGATTCATGGCCATGATTGGCTGACCAGCTATTGTAGCGTCGCTTTGAAATATGCTTGGCATACTCCCTTGATTACGACGATTCATGCAACTGAGCGTGGGCGTGGGCGTGGCTCGCTAGGCGGCGATCATGCCAAAACGATCAATGGCTTGGAATGGTGGTTGGCTCACGAAAGTTGGCGAGTAATTGTATGCAGCGATTTTATGGCCGACCAGTTGCATCAATTTTTTGGCACGCCCTTTGATAAACTCGATGTGATTGCCAACGGCGTGAATGTACCAACGATTGAATGGCCGAGCCAAGAGCGCCAGCAATTTCGCCAGAAATATGCCGCCGATGACGAAAAAGTCGTGTTTAGCATTGCCCGTATGGTCTACGAAAAAGGCATTCAAGTGCTGGTTGAGGCAATTCCGCATGTCTTGGCGCAACGTCGCGACATTAAATTCGTAATTGCTGGGATGGGGCCGTTAGCCGAACAATTACGCAATCGCAGCCGTGAGTTAGGTATCGATTCTCATTTGTATTGGACGGGCTTCGTGACCGATCAAGATCGTAATTATCTCTACAATGTTGCTGATGTGGCGGTATTTCCCAGTATCTACGAGCCATTTGGGATTGTAGCCTTGGAAGCGATGGCGGCGCATTGCCCGGTCATTGTTTCGGATACTGGTGGTTTGCGTGAGGTAGTGCAAATTCACGAAACAGGCTTAACGGTTTATCCCGATAATCCTGAATCGTTGGCGTGGGGCATTTTGCACACATTAGCTCACCCCGAATGGACCCAGCAACGTGTGGAAAATGCCTTCAAAACGGTGGTTGAGATTTATAATTGGCCATTAATTGCCTGCCAAACCCAAGCCGTCTATCAACGGGTTTGCGACGAGCGTGCAACTAGTATGTGGGGATGA
- a CDS encoding VOC family protein: MFDMIGIVVADMAKALDFYRLFDLDLPSDPGGEDHVETTLPNGMRLAWDSQALMKQLQSDWQEPRGHRMGLAFKCASPAAVDQLYAKILAAGYRGSKEPWDAFWGQRYAVVLDPDGNLIDLFAPLD, translated from the coding sequence ATGTTTGATATGATTGGGATTGTGGTTGCCGATATGGCCAAGGCCTTGGATTTTTATCGGTTGTTCGATTTGGATTTGCCCAGCGATCCTGGCGGCGAAGATCATGTTGAAACAACCTTGCCCAATGGCATGCGCCTCGCTTGGGATAGCCAAGCCTTGATGAAGCAATTGCAGAGCGATTGGCAGGAACCACGCGGCCATCGCATGGGACTTGCCTTCAAATGTGCTAGCCCTGCGGCAGTTGACCAACTCTATGCTAAGATTTTAGCAGCAGGCTATCGTGGTTCAAAAGAGCCATGGGATGCCTTTTGGGGTCAGCGTTATGCCGTGGTGCTTGATCCCGATGGAAATTTGATTGATTTGTTTGCGCCGCTCGATTGA
- a CDS encoding NAD-dependent deacylase — MVLSLDLRRYRNIVVLTGAGISVASGVRPFRGPNGVWNEWDIERCATRTALEQSPQSVWQAFGPLRSQLQTTQPNAAHRALARFEQSLGKHQRFTLITQNIDGLHQLAGSRNLVEFHGSLRQSRCSDEQCDQPSFVDQRTHTQTLPICPTCGKPLRPDIVLFEEAIPAWAETQAKRSLRECDFFLAVGTSGTVFPAAAFARTAQMLGARTMLVNLEPHAADDSAFEEQQIGRAEELLPTLLGVA; from the coding sequence ATGGTGTTATCACTTGATCTACGGCGCTATCGCAATATCGTCGTATTGACGGGGGCGGGAATTTCGGTCGCTTCAGGGGTGCGACCGTTTCGCGGCCCGAATGGAGTCTGGAACGAGTGGGATATTGAACGCTGCGCCACCCGCACAGCGCTGGAGCAATCTCCCCAGTCGGTTTGGCAAGCTTTTGGGCCACTACGCAGCCAGCTACAAACGACTCAGCCCAACGCCGCCCATCGAGCTTTGGCTCGCTTTGAACAATCGTTGGGCAAGCATCAACGTTTTACCCTCATCACCCAAAATATTGATGGCTTGCACCAACTCGCTGGCAGCCGCAATTTGGTCGAGTTTCATGGTAGCCTGCGCCAAAGCCGCTGTAGTGACGAGCAATGTGACCAACCAAGTTTTGTTGATCAGCGGACGCATACCCAAACCCTGCCGATCTGCCCAACCTGTGGCAAGCCTTTACGCCCAGATATTGTGCTGTTTGAAGAGGCGATTCCAGCTTGGGCCGAAACCCAAGCCAAACGCAGCCTGCGCGAATGCGATTTCTTTTTGGCGGTAGGCACGTCGGGCACGGTGTTTCCTGCGGCAGCCTTTGCGCGTACTGCTCAGATGCTGGGTGCACGCACAATGTTGGTCAATTTGGAGCCACATGCTGCCGACGATTCAGCCTTTGAAGAACAGCAGATCGGGCGAGCTGAAGAGCTATTGCCCACACTGCTAGGAGTTGCTTAG
- a CDS encoding S1C family serine protease: MSLQEFSSELADAVEQSGAGIVTIYARRRQSASGIVWQADLVLTADHVIQRDEHIKVVGPDGTEYQAHVVGRDPSSDVALLRVPNANFTPATLAKTETRVGQLALAVGRPSTVQASFGIINAIGGPVPTRRGTLAQYLRTDATPYPGFSGGGLVNVKGEVVGLFTSGFAGGEPIAIPVAVLTSVADTLLNHGRVRRGFIGIASQTVNLPDNQRAGRNQATGLLVISVEADSPAQHAGLLVGDILVGLDGHELGEPRDLQMLLASDRAGKTVTLDVLRAGQLQNLSITIGAK; this comes from the coding sequence ATGAGCTTACAGGAATTTTCGAGCGAACTAGCCGATGCCGTGGAACAGAGTGGGGCGGGCATTGTAACAATCTACGCTCGCCGTCGCCAAAGTGCTAGCGGGATCGTCTGGCAAGCCGATTTGGTGTTAACCGCTGATCATGTCATCCAACGTGATGAGCATATCAAGGTGGTTGGGCCAGATGGCACCGAATATCAAGCCCATGTAGTTGGTCGCGACCCCAGCAGCGATGTGGCCTTGTTGCGCGTGCCCAACGCCAATTTTACCCCCGCAACCTTGGCCAAAACCGAGACACGGGTTGGTCAATTGGCTTTAGCAGTCGGTCGTCCAAGCACGGTGCAAGCCAGTTTTGGTATTATTAATGCGATTGGCGGCCCAGTTCCAACCCGCCGTGGCACATTGGCTCAATATTTGCGCACCGATGCTACCCCATACCCAGGCTTCTCAGGTGGCGGATTGGTCAATGTCAAAGGTGAAGTTGTTGGCTTATTTACCTCAGGCTTTGCTGGCGGCGAACCAATTGCAATTCCAGTAGCTGTGCTTACCAGCGTCGCCGATACCTTGCTCAATCATGGTCGGGTGCGCCGTGGCTTTATCGGAATTGCCAGCCAAACTGTCAATTTGCCCGATAACCAACGTGCTGGCCGCAATCAAGCCACTGGTCTGTTGGTAATCAGCGTCGAAGCCGATAGCCCAGCCCAACACGCTGGCTTGTTGGTTGGCGATATTTTGGTGGGCTTAGATGGCCATGAATTGGGCGAACCCCGCGATTTGCAAATGCTCTTGGCAAGTGATCGGGCTGGCAAGACGGTAACGCTTGATGTGCTACGAGCTGGCCAATTGCAAAACCTGAGCATCACCATTGGAGCAAAATAG